One part of the Granulicella arctica genome encodes these proteins:
- a CDS encoding choice-of-anchor D domain-containing protein, with translation MAAPRVALDKVPMVPYFPRSAYKIAAAAVLLLSLALSGCGGSRYSTSATTTIATTPATVQGSVHGGMVPVSGATIQMYAVGTTGDGSPATALLAQSITSDSSGDFTLTGQYTCPSSSTLVYVTATGGNPGLASGTNNTASVLIGALGACGSLPSSFIMNEVTTVAAIWPLATFMSSPRAIGSSTSDASALSAAFTLASEFANINTGLAPGTNIPTGTTISTATVDEINTLADILSACVDSTGTSSSTTPCGQLFALTTPTSGTAPKTIAAAALFIAQNPTENVEPLFALLPSSTPFTPKLSGAPVDWSIHPSVAAMLTATPTSISFPSTTIGSAATAKIVTLNNTGTTAITLSSISITGTNVGDFTQSHTCGSSIAAGGSCTITVGFTPTVSGTRSAVLQIGSNASNAPTLLALTGTGHAQPIAISPAALTFPLTSTGTSSTPLSLTISAPGGDAVTASITPASSPFTLSPAFCSKTPCQIAATFTPTVTGTASASITITDKTSGESSTVAVTGTGGQPSLSLSSTSLSFPATNVGSSASTQSVTLTNSGTEPLAISSITLAGTNPGDFALSNACGSSVAAKGSCTLTIGFTPTAAGSRAASIQITSNAPGSPATILLAGTGVAVATEGPVTLSPASLTFTEFGIPQSVTVQNNGTAAVTISSIAVSNGSSSYAQTDYAQTNNCGTSLAAQSVCTVSVSALVIDSSAALNGTLSVTASDSVTPHTASLTTQQSTVTIDGSPIDFGAWAIGTTSTQKNLLVLTYPNGGGISDSITGPDASDFILVSNGDGAGCIIQCTVVMAFMPSALGTRNATLVTSYGNVPLSGIGNPAGPSFVVTDTSNPYTATINEAGSPLPVTVLNNGSASLNLTETISGPNASEFTLTNPCTNGLAPAATCTFDITFSPLQVGTRSAVLTVTDSTSGVQQTVALTGSGQFPPPSASPSSVNFGNIQLGSTSSAPITLSAPANHPLKIVLWSGGSPGFSVSASSCATTPCQINATFSPTSTGSASTFVQFTDTVSSEQSSVELSGIGGIPVISLSPSSIAFPSRNIGTTSVAQTVTLTNTGNAYLNTPTITLLGTNSTDFTETNTCTSTLAPNASCAISVSFAPQEAGSLSASVQITSNASNSPVTLPLTGTAN, from the coding sequence GTGGCAGCGCCTCGGGTCGCGTTGGACAAGGTTCCCATGGTTCCCTACTTTCCTCGCTCTGCCTACAAGATCGCTGCCGCCGCAGTTCTCCTTCTATCGTTAGCCCTTAGCGGCTGTGGCGGATCGCGTTACAGTACGAGCGCTACGACCACCATTGCAACGACGCCTGCCACAGTTCAGGGCTCCGTCCACGGCGGTATGGTGCCGGTCTCGGGTGCAACGATCCAGATGTATGCCGTCGGCACAACCGGGGATGGTTCCCCTGCGACCGCACTGCTGGCTCAGTCCATAACGAGTGACAGCTCCGGGGACTTTACCCTCACCGGCCAGTACACCTGCCCATCCTCTTCCACCCTGGTGTACGTCACCGCCACTGGCGGCAATCCTGGATTAGCCTCCGGTACCAACAACACAGCAAGCGTCCTCATCGGCGCGCTCGGAGCCTGCGGAAGCCTGCCGTCCTCCTTCATCATGAACGAGGTGACGACCGTAGCCGCCATCTGGCCGCTGGCCACCTTCATGTCCTCCCCCAGAGCGATCGGTTCCAGCACCTCGGACGCCTCAGCGCTCTCTGCCGCCTTCACCCTCGCCTCCGAATTCGCAAACATCAACACCGGCCTCGCTCCCGGCACCAACATTCCAACCGGCACCACCATCTCGACCGCGACCGTCGACGAGATCAATACCCTTGCCGATATCCTCTCAGCCTGCGTCGACTCCACCGGCACCTCGTCCAGCACCACCCCGTGCGGCCAGCTCTTTGCCCTGACCACCCCTACGTCCGGCACTGCACCCAAGACCATCGCCGCTGCCGCTCTCTTCATCGCGCAGAATCCCACAGAAAACGTAGAGCCGCTCTTCGCCCTGCTGCCATCCAGCACCCCGTTCACCCCCAAGCTGAGCGGGGCACCAGTCGACTGGAGCATTCATCCAAGCGTCGCTGCAATGCTAACTGCCACACCCACCTCCATCAGCTTCCCATCGACGACAATCGGTTCCGCGGCAACCGCGAAGATCGTCACCCTCAACAACACCGGCACGACTGCGATCACGCTCAGCAGCATCTCCATCACCGGAACCAACGTCGGCGACTTCACCCAATCGCACACCTGTGGCTCCTCCATCGCGGCTGGAGGAAGCTGCACCATTACAGTCGGATTCACCCCAACCGTCTCCGGAACACGTTCCGCAGTCCTGCAAATCGGTAGCAACGCATCAAACGCTCCGACCCTCCTTGCCCTCACCGGAACCGGCCACGCTCAGCCTATCGCAATCTCCCCGGCAGCGCTCACCTTTCCCCTCACTTCTACGGGCACCAGCAGTACTCCGCTATCGCTCACGATTAGCGCTCCCGGCGGCGACGCCGTCACAGCCAGCATCACGCCTGCGAGTTCTCCATTTACCCTGTCCCCAGCCTTTTGCAGCAAAACTCCATGCCAGATCGCCGCCACCTTCACCCCGACCGTCACCGGCACAGCCTCCGCCTCCATCACCATCACAGACAAGACCTCGGGCGAGAGCAGCACCGTCGCGGTCACCGGAACCGGTGGCCAACCCAGCCTTTCCCTCTCCTCAACCAGCCTGAGCTTCCCCGCAACCAACGTTGGCAGCTCTGCCTCAACACAGTCGGTCACGCTAACCAACAGCGGAACCGAGCCACTCGCCATCTCCAGCATCACCCTCGCCGGAACCAATCCGGGCGACTTCGCTCTATCGAATGCCTGCGGCTCCTCCGTTGCCGCCAAGGGAAGCTGCACGCTCACGATAGGCTTTACTCCCACAGCAGCGGGTAGTCGCGCCGCTTCCATACAGATCACCAGCAACGCCCCCGGCTCACCCGCCACCATCCTGCTTGCCGGAACCGGAGTAGCCGTCGCCACAGAGGGCCCTGTCACACTCTCTCCCGCCTCATTGACCTTCACCGAGTTTGGAATTCCTCAATCCGTGACGGTCCAGAACAACGGAACGGCTGCTGTGACCATCAGCTCGATCGCTGTCTCGAATGGTAGCTCCAGCTACGCACAAACCGACTACGCACAAACCAACAACTGTGGCACAAGTCTCGCCGCACAATCGGTTTGCACCGTCTCCGTCTCCGCGCTCGTAATCGACTCCTCTGCGGCGCTCAACGGAACCTTATCGGTAACAGCCAGCGACTCCGTCACACCCCACACAGCATCGCTCACCACGCAACAATCCACCGTTACCATTGATGGTTCGCCCATAGACTTTGGCGCGTGGGCCATCGGCACAACGTCCACACAAAAGAACCTCCTTGTCCTCACCTACCCGAATGGAGGCGGCATCAGTGATTCCATTACAGGCCCTGATGCGAGCGACTTTATCCTGGTATCGAACGGTGATGGTGCCGGGTGCATCATCCAATGCACTGTTGTAATGGCCTTCATGCCATCGGCGCTCGGCACACGGAATGCCACACTCGTCACCAGCTACGGAAACGTCCCATTGTCAGGCATAGGCAATCCAGCCGGACCATCCTTCGTCGTCACCGATACGTCCAACCCCTATACCGCAACCATTAACGAGGCGGGTTCGCCTCTGCCAGTCACAGTTTTAAACAACGGCTCAGCATCGCTCAATCTCACCGAAACAATCTCCGGGCCGAACGCCTCAGAGTTCACATTGACCAATCCCTGCACCAATGGCCTCGCTCCCGCTGCCACCTGTACCTTCGATATCACCTTCTCGCCGCTACAGGTGGGGACCCGTTCCGCTGTTCTCACCGTCACCGATTCAACCTCAGGAGTACAGCAGACCGTGGCTCTGACGGGCTCCGGCCAGTTCCCGCCGCCATCAGCTTCACCCTCTTCCGTCAACTTCGGAAACATTCAACTAGGCTCCACCTCTAGCGCTCCCATCACCCTCAGCGCGCCGGCAAATCATCCTCTCAAAATCGTCCTTTGGAGCGGCGGCAGCCCGGGCTTCAGTGTCTCCGCATCCTCATGCGCAACGACCCCTTGTCAGATCAATGCCACCTTTTCGCCCACGTCTACAGGAAGCGCAAGTACCTTCGTACAGTTCACCGACACAGTCAGTAGCGAGCAAAGCTCTGTCGAGCTTAGTGGCATTGGTGGCATCCCCGTCATCTCACTCTCTCCCTCCAGCATCGCCTTCCCGTCCCGGAACATCGGCACTACATCCGTCGCGCAAACCGTTACTCTGACCAACACCGGCAACGCATACCTGAATACTCCAACTATCACGCTTCTCGGAACGAACTCAACCGATTTCACCGAAACAAACACCTGCACCAGTACGCTTGCCCCGAACGCAAGCTGCGCGATATCCGTCTCCTTCGCACCACAGGAGGCCGGCAGCCTCTCCGCCAGTGTTCAGATCACGAGCAACGCCTCCAACTCACCCGTAACCCTGCCGCTCACCGGAACTGCTAACTAG
- the purN gene encoding phosphoribosylglycinamide formyltransferase codes for MKRLGILLSGRGSNFLAIAEAIRHHRLLGAEIAVVLSNRDDAPGLGFAREFGIPAFSIPSAGRKRAEHDAEMIARLRQHRIDLVCLAGYMRIISPAFVAAFPNRILNVHPSLLPAFPGLDAQGQALAFGVKVAGCTVHFVDEAVDHGVIILQRTVPVKDDDTPDTLSACILEQEHLAYPEAIGRVLSGEFRIDNRRFIPTKTPSGPHHT; via the coding sequence GTGAAGCGCCTGGGCATCCTCTTATCCGGCAGAGGCTCGAACTTTCTTGCCATCGCCGAAGCCATCCGTCACCACCGCCTCCTCGGCGCGGAGATCGCAGTCGTCCTCTCCAACCGCGACGACGCCCCCGGCCTCGGCTTCGCCCGCGAGTTCGGCATTCCCGCCTTCTCCATCCCCTCCGCCGGCCGCAAACGCGCCGAGCACGACGCCGAAATGATCGCCCGCCTGCGCCAGCACCGCATCGATCTCGTCTGCCTCGCCGGCTACATGCGCATCATCTCGCCCGCCTTCGTCGCCGCCTTCCCCAACCGCATCCTCAACGTCCACCCCTCGCTGCTCCCTGCCTTCCCCGGCCTGGACGCCCAGGGGCAAGCCCTCGCATTCGGCGTCAAGGTTGCAGGTTGCACCGTCCACTTCGTAGACGAGGCCGTCGATCATGGAGTCATCATCCTCCAACGTACCGTTCCCGTAAAGGACGACGACACCCCCGATACCCTCTCCGCCTGCATCCTTGAGCAGGAGCACCTAGCCTACCCCGAAGCCATCGGCCGCGTCCTCTCGGGCGAGTTCCGCATCGACAACCGCCGCTTTATCCCTACCAAAACTCCGTCAGGCCCCCACCACACCTGA
- a CDS encoding site-2 protease family protein, translated as MGLFQPVVLSASARVCPVCQAELRSGELACPRCQTLVHRERLDAISKEALELERAGSVIEARELWRSALPLLPKGATQADWIRQHLRELDERIAGNAKTAALDRPQGKPNWTKRLGPLAPIAVVLAKLKTFFFLLLKLKFLLSFALFLGVYWTLFGPWFGVGFAVQILIHELGHVAAVKRNGLKADLPVFLPGLGAYVRWQGFDISVATRAEIALAGPLFGLFAAAGCMGLYLYTRMPVFAALAHAGAWLNLINLIPVWMLDGGQAVVALSRVQRGLLLAACVLFFALTDQKVFLLVAAGMVYRLFTKDTPEEPDTRTMVFFVLLLFALGALLKVIPMQPGRGF; from the coding sequence ATGGGACTTTTTCAGCCAGTCGTTCTCTCAGCTTCGGCGCGGGTTTGTCCTGTGTGCCAGGCGGAGCTGCGTTCGGGCGAGCTGGCGTGTCCGCGATGCCAGACGCTGGTGCATCGGGAGCGGCTGGATGCGATCTCGAAGGAGGCGCTGGAGCTGGAGCGAGCTGGGAGTGTGATCGAGGCTCGGGAGCTTTGGCGGTCGGCGTTGCCGCTGCTGCCGAAGGGGGCGACACAGGCGGATTGGATACGGCAACATCTGCGGGAGCTCGATGAACGGATTGCAGGGAATGCGAAGACTGCGGCGTTGGATCGTCCGCAGGGGAAGCCGAACTGGACGAAGCGATTGGGACCGCTGGCTCCGATTGCGGTGGTGTTGGCGAAGCTGAAGACTTTCTTCTTTCTGCTGCTGAAGTTGAAATTTTTGCTGAGCTTTGCGCTGTTTCTGGGGGTGTACTGGACGCTGTTCGGGCCGTGGTTTGGGGTGGGGTTTGCGGTGCAGATCCTGATCCACGAGCTGGGGCATGTGGCGGCGGTGAAGCGGAATGGGCTGAAGGCGGATCTGCCGGTGTTTCTGCCGGGGCTGGGCGCGTATGTCCGGTGGCAGGGGTTCGATATCTCGGTGGCGACGCGGGCGGAGATTGCACTGGCAGGACCGCTGTTTGGACTGTTTGCGGCGGCTGGGTGTATGGGGCTGTACCTGTACACGCGGATGCCGGTGTTTGCGGCGTTGGCGCATGCAGGGGCATGGCTGAATCTGATCAACCTGATCCCGGTGTGGATGCTGGATGGTGGCCAGGCGGTGGTGGCGCTGAGCCGAGTGCAGCGCGGCCTGTTGCTGGCGGCGTGTGTGCTCTTCTTTGCGCTGACGGATCAGAAGGTGTTTCTGCTGGTCGCGGCGGGGATGGTGTATCGGCTGTTTACGAAGGACACGCCGGAGGAGCCGGATACGCGGACGATGGTGTTCTTTGTGCTGCTGCTGTTTGCGCTGGGAGCGTTGCTGAAGGTGATTCCGATGCAGCCGGGGCGTGGGTTTTAG
- a CDS encoding S1C family serine protease, with amino-acid sequence MKLRPVLLVLVLLSGFYYLTTRVATTGSLARWVQHGVKPMETEGGAITGPLSLTTASAAPAFDSEEQQNIAVYKKALPSVVNITSTAVAFNFFYGPVPQQGQGSGFILNKDGLILTNNHVINNAQRVEVTLSDKHKYKATVLTVDKGHDLALIKINNVPNLVPATLAESHSLIVGQRVYAIGNPFGLSGTMTRGIVSAIRSIRGQEGNPIEDAIQTDAAVNPGNSGGPLLNSRGEVIGITTMIASNGADQSSGIGFAIPIDTAKAVLDDFAKYGRVRRPSLDIVTLPIGPDIAQQIGLPSDYGILIERVLPGGAAEKAGLHGGTQKMYDGNVPVMLGGDLIVAMDGQEIASPQDLSAAMNTHRAGDTVTLTVFRGQKKLSVKVTLGDAKDTVPGSQGEQV; translated from the coding sequence ATGAAGCTGCGCCCTGTTCTGCTGGTCCTAGTTTTGCTCTCCGGCTTTTACTATCTGACGACGCGAGTTGCGACGACTGGTTCGCTCGCGCGCTGGGTCCAGCATGGTGTCAAGCCGATGGAGACGGAGGGCGGCGCGATTACGGGTCCGCTCTCGTTGACGACGGCGTCTGCTGCCCCTGCGTTTGATTCGGAGGAACAGCAGAATATCGCGGTGTACAAGAAGGCGCTGCCTTCGGTGGTGAATATTACCTCGACGGCGGTGGCGTTCAACTTCTTCTATGGGCCGGTTCCACAGCAGGGGCAGGGATCGGGGTTCATCCTGAACAAGGATGGGCTGATCCTGACGAACAACCATGTGATCAACAATGCGCAGCGGGTTGAGGTGACGCTCTCGGACAAGCACAAGTACAAGGCGACGGTGCTGACGGTGGACAAGGGGCATGACCTGGCGCTGATCAAGATCAACAATGTGCCGAATCTGGTTCCGGCGACGCTGGCGGAGTCGCATAGTTTGATCGTTGGGCAGAGGGTGTATGCGATCGGCAATCCGTTCGGGCTTTCGGGGACGATGACGCGCGGGATTGTGTCGGCGATCCGGTCGATTCGCGGGCAGGAGGGCAATCCGATTGAGGATGCGATCCAGACGGATGCGGCGGTGAATCCGGGCAACTCGGGTGGGCCGTTGCTGAACTCGCGGGGTGAGGTGATTGGGATTACGACGATGATTGCGTCGAATGGAGCGGATCAGTCGTCGGGGATCGGGTTTGCGATTCCGATCGATACGGCGAAGGCTGTGCTGGATGATTTTGCGAAGTATGGCCGGGTGCGACGGCCTTCGCTGGATATTGTGACGCTGCCGATTGGGCCGGATATTGCGCAACAGATTGGGCTGCCGTCGGACTATGGGATTTTGATTGAGCGGGTGTTGCCGGGCGGTGCGGCGGAGAAGGCCGGACTGCATGGCGGGACGCAGAAGATGTATGACGGCAATGTGCCGGTGATGCTGGGTGGCGATCTGATTGTGGCGATGGATGGGCAGGAGATTGCGAGTCCGCAGGATCTCTCGGCCGCGATGAATACGCATCGGGCAGGTGATACGGTGACGTTGACGGTGTTCCGTGGCCAGAAGAAGCTGAGTGTGAAGGTGACGCTGGGCGATGCGAAGGATACTGTTCCGGGATCGCAGGGCGAACAGGTCTAA
- a CDS encoding HigA family addiction module antitoxin, with amino-acid sequence MTIKRPAAGWRIKGVMTHPGIILNEDFLKPMGISANHLAVQTRMPPTRVGEILHGRRSVTPDTALRLARYFGTSAEFWLNLQAGYDLSKARLELESIIQADVRPLKLEAAGTRPLTHARRAG; translated from the coding sequence ATGACCATCAAAAGACCGGCAGCAGGCTGGCGCATCAAGGGGGTCATGACCCATCCGGGCATTATTCTCAATGAAGATTTTTTGAAGCCGATGGGGATCAGCGCGAACCATCTTGCTGTGCAGACGCGGATGCCGCCGACACGGGTTGGAGAGATACTCCATGGTCGCCGAAGTGTTACTCCCGACACTGCACTGCGATTGGCACGCTACTTCGGAACGTCGGCTGAGTTTTGGCTGAATCTTCAGGCGGGGTACGATCTCTCGAAGGCTCGGCTGGAGTTGGAAAGCATCATCCAGGCCGATGTGCGGCCGTTAAAGCTGGAAGCGGCTGGAACGAGACCTCTTACTCATGCGCGACGAGCTGGTTGA
- the coaE gene encoding dephospho-CoA kinase (Dephospho-CoA kinase (CoaE) performs the final step in coenzyme A biosynthesis.): MLRVGLTGGLGSGKSTAARMFAERGAHVLGADAIGRELMRPGQAVFAEIVARFGQGVVLASGELDRPALARLAFEQGGVEELNGIVHPAVIAQQERLIEEIGERDARAIVVVESALIFETRYAGPRGWRERFDRMVLVTAPESAKIARFVERSCATEAAKVAVEAEARRRMALQMPDEEKIPFCDYVLVNDGDVAGLQVQVERVWRELVAAIPVRV, from the coding sequence ATGCTCCGCGTTGGGTTGACGGGTGGGCTGGGCAGTGGGAAGTCTACGGCTGCACGGATGTTCGCCGAACGCGGAGCGCATGTGCTTGGGGCGGATGCGATTGGCCGGGAGCTGATGCGGCCGGGGCAAGCGGTGTTTGCGGAGATCGTTGCGCGCTTTGGGCAGGGGGTTGTGCTTGCCAGTGGGGAGCTGGATCGTCCGGCGTTGGCGCGACTGGCGTTCGAACAGGGCGGGGTTGAGGAATTGAACGGCATTGTGCATCCGGCGGTGATCGCGCAGCAGGAGCGGCTGATCGAGGAGATTGGAGAGAGGGATGCGCGGGCGATTGTAGTGGTGGAGTCGGCTCTGATCTTTGAGACAAGGTACGCTGGGCCGCGTGGATGGCGGGAGCGTTTCGACCGGATGGTGCTGGTTACGGCTCCGGAGTCGGCGAAGATCGCTCGGTTTGTGGAGCGGTCTTGCGCGACGGAGGCCGCAAAGGTTGCAGTCGAGGCTGAGGCTCGGCGCAGGATGGCTTTGCAGATGCCGGACGAGGAGAAGATTCCATTCTGCGACTATGTGCTGGTGAATGATGGGGACGTGGCAGGGCTGCAAGTGCAGGTGGAGCGGGTATGGCGGGAGCTCGTTGCGGCTATTCCCGTTCGCGTATAG
- a CDS encoding bifunctional 5,10-methylenetetrahydrofolate dehydrogenase/5,10-methenyltetrahydrofolate cyclohydrolase, which yields MSSGARILDGIAIAASIKAEVGAEVKALAAKGIVPGLAVILVGHVPASEIYVRSKVKTCGELGIFSEMLTPPETITTEEMLALVAELNVREDIDGILIQLPLPKHVDTRRLLEAVSPDKDVDGFHPINAGRLQSGQPGLAPCTPAGILEILKRSNLPIAGQNAVVVGRSDIVGKPAAMMLLNASATVTICHSKTKDLAKITREADLLVAAIGQPGFVTAEMVKPGATLIDVGINRVTDAAEVEGFFPGDAGRVATFAKRGSVVVGDIHPAAFALSGAYTPVPGGVGALTIAMLMANTVTAAKLRRGLPVK from the coding sequence ATGAGTTCAGGTGCACGTATTCTCGATGGAATTGCGATAGCTGCCAGCATCAAGGCAGAGGTTGGGGCAGAGGTCAAGGCATTGGCGGCGAAAGGGATCGTGCCGGGGCTGGCCGTGATCCTGGTGGGGCATGTGCCAGCGTCGGAGATTTATGTCCGGAGCAAGGTGAAGACGTGCGGGGAGCTGGGGATCTTCAGCGAGATGCTGACGCCGCCGGAGACGATTACGACGGAAGAGATGCTGGCGCTGGTGGCGGAGCTGAACGTGCGGGAGGATATCGACGGGATTCTGATCCAGTTGCCGCTGCCGAAGCATGTGGATACGCGGCGGTTGCTGGAGGCGGTTTCGCCGGATAAGGATGTGGATGGGTTCCACCCGATCAATGCAGGCCGCTTGCAGAGTGGGCAGCCTGGGCTGGCTCCGTGCACGCCTGCTGGGATTCTTGAGATATTGAAGCGGAGCAACCTGCCGATTGCCGGGCAGAATGCGGTGGTTGTGGGGAGGTCGGATATTGTGGGTAAGCCAGCGGCGATGATGTTGTTGAACGCCTCGGCGACGGTGACGATTTGCCATAGTAAGACGAAGGATCTTGCAAAGATTACGCGGGAGGCGGATCTGCTGGTTGCAGCGATCGGTCAGCCGGGGTTTGTGACGGCGGAGATGGTGAAGCCGGGGGCGACGCTGATCGATGTGGGGATTAACCGGGTGACGGATGCGGCAGAGGTGGAGGGCTTCTTCCCGGGAGATGCAGGGCGGGTGGCGACGTTTGCCAAGCGCGGGTCGGTGGTGGTGGGTGATATTCATCCGGCGGCGTTTGCGCTGTCTGGGGCGTATACGCCGGTTCCGGGAGGCGTAGGCGCGCTGACGATTGCGATGTTGATGGCGAACACGGTGACGGCGGCGAAGCTGCGTCGTGGGTTGCCGGTGAAATAG
- a CDS encoding Trm112 family protein, protein MSARPLTQHDLRQLVCPVCHQPLSLESAPASIRCTGCARLYPVVDGLPILLASRILAM, encoded by the coding sequence ATGAGTGCCCGCCCCCTCACCCAGCACGATCTCCGCCAGCTCGTCTGTCCCGTCTGCCATCAACCCCTCAGTCTCGAATCGGCTCCCGCTTCCATCCGCTGTACCGGCTGCGCACGCCTTTACCCCGTCGTCGACGGACTTCCAATCCTGCTCGCCTCGCGGATTCTCGCCATGTAA